Proteins encoded within one genomic window of Oncorhynchus mykiss isolate Arlee chromosome 27, USDA_OmykA_1.1, whole genome shotgun sequence:
- the LOC110507135 gene encoding zona pellucida-like domain-containing protein 1 has translation MNTYRLRTMWLPLLVCQLCLILQSEAQTPSTFCNMHSTFRPPVNSDITVTCGTEVMELSILLCPVYFGGYNETLMALNAQFILPGCHGIPDWNIDPPILKFNLSITADAVAVCSNTFRITNEVGTGLFSDFSNVQFVNISGTINSLDPSASIVTYRRQIIYMFSCRYPLQYLVNNSKVTV, from the exons ATGAACACCTACAG ACTGAGAACAATGTGGCTGCCCCTGCTTGTGTGCCAGCTTTGCCTGATTCTGCAGAGTGAGGCCCAGACACCCAGCACTTTTTGCAACATGCACTCAACATTCAGACCACCAG TGAACTCGGACATCACAGTGACCTGTGGTACTGAGGTTATGGAGTTGAGTATCTTGTTATGCCCAGTCTACTTTGGTGGATACAACGAAACCCTGATGGCCCTCAACGCACAGTTCATCCTCCCCGGGTGCCATGGAATACCTGACTGGAACATTGACCCTCCAATCCTGAAATTCAATCTGTCAATAACTGCTGATGCTGTGGCTGTCTGCTCCAACACATTCAGG ATAACCAATGAAGTTGGTACTGGGTTATTTTCTGACTTCTCAAATGTCCAGTTTGTTAATATATCTGGCACCATCAACTCGCTGGACCCCAGTGCATCTATTGTCACCTACCGCCGACAGATCATCTACATGTTCTCCTGTCGCTACCCTCTGCAGTATCTGGTCAACAACAGTAAAGTCACAGTGTGA
- the LOC110507815 gene encoding zona pellucida-like domain-containing protein 1, whose amino-acid sequence MWLYSDTDYTQQLIVPENGINLKTRIFVGVKATSLTERFHVLLDRCYATTSPVPNNSTYYDLFVGCTRDRKTRVELNGASQNAHFSFEAFRFIEHKNMTISTFYLHCVTRLCEVSSCSSLLPNCSGSSRKKREAQGGLANDQATVSSGLIKTKVDDGLPTAS is encoded by the exons ATGTGGCTCTACAGT GACACTGACTACACTCAGCAACTCATTGTCCCAGAGAATGGAATAAATCTGAAGACCAGAATATTTGTGGGGGTGAAAGCCACCAGTCTAACAGAGAG GTTCCACGTTCTGCTTGACCGATGCTATGCAACAACAAGTCCCGTTCCCAACAACAGCACCTACTATGACCTCTTTGTTGG GTGTACACGTGATAGAAAAACCAGGGTCGAGTTGAACGGAGCGTCTCAGAATGCACACTTCTCCTTTGAGGCCTTCCGTTTCATTGAACACAAGAACATGACCATCTCCACTTTCTACCTGCACTGTGTCACCCGACTCTGTGAGGTGTCCTCCTGCTCGTCCTTACTGCCC AACTGTTCAGGTTCCTCCAGGAAAAAGAGAGAAGCCCAGGGAGGGTTGGCCAACGACCAGGCCACAGTCTCCTCCGGGCTCATCAAGACCAAAGTGGACGACG GTCTTCCAACAGCTTCATAA